One Gloeobacter morelensis MG652769 DNA window includes the following coding sequences:
- a CDS encoding efflux RND transporter periplasmic adaptor subunit, with the protein MRPSLEGIENPSPAAHTPPAKRSGWTVRWLLLAGSGLVGVLVFALSRPAPKASEAAGPPAALSVTVEPVERRPFAKTLMVTGSIAAWDELPIGAELSGLRIEGVYVEEGERVGRGQLLARLNDRPLRAQIRQVEAEIARSRALIAQSRANFAEARALRGEAEANRRRFDDLQRQGAISEVEATARRTSADTYGARLGGASQAIAVAESDLARAEARREELLAMLAQTRITAPAGGLISRRQAKLGSVVSPLSAQALFTLVRDQRLELQAEVSEVRLGAIAPGQAVTVQTDALPERRFAGRVREIAPAVDAGNRNALVKIDLPPDPALRPGMFARGELRAGAGLALAVPEGALLFDNGRAHVFVVQGEKAVRRAVGTGARSGGQVEITGGLAVGEQIVLAGAGYLKDGARVRTAGGMP; encoded by the coding sequence ATGCGTCCATCTCTCGAAGGCATCGAGAACCCGTCTCCCGCCGCCCACACGCCCCCGGCGAAGCGTTCGGGCTGGACGGTGCGCTGGCTGCTGCTGGCCGGGAGCGGGCTTGTCGGGGTGCTCGTCTTTGCGCTGAGCCGTCCGGCACCCAAAGCGAGCGAGGCGGCCGGGCCGCCCGCGGCTTTGAGCGTCACCGTCGAGCCTGTCGAGAGACGCCCGTTTGCGAAGACGCTCATGGTCACCGGTTCGATCGCCGCCTGGGACGAGTTGCCCATCGGGGCCGAGCTGAGCGGATTGCGCATCGAGGGTGTCTACGTCGAAGAGGGGGAGCGGGTGGGGCGCGGCCAGTTGCTCGCTCGCCTTAACGACCGGCCTCTGCGCGCCCAGATCCGGCAGGTCGAGGCGGAGATTGCCCGCAGCCGGGCGCTGATTGCCCAGAGCCGCGCGAATTTCGCGGAGGCAAGGGCGCTGCGCGGCGAGGCGGAGGCCAACCGGCGCCGCTTCGACGACCTGCAGCGCCAGGGGGCGATTAGCGAGGTGGAAGCCACGGCCCGGCGCACCAGCGCCGACACGTACGGGGCGCGCCTGGGCGGCGCTTCGCAGGCGATTGCCGTCGCTGAGAGCGATCTGGCCCGTGCCGAGGCGCGGCGCGAAGAGTTGCTCGCCATGCTCGCCCAGACGCGGATCACCGCTCCTGCGGGCGGGCTCATCAGCAGACGCCAGGCAAAACTTGGCAGCGTGGTCAGTCCCCTGAGCGCCCAGGCGCTTTTCACCCTCGTGCGCGACCAGCGCCTGGAGTTGCAGGCGGAGGTGAGCGAAGTGCGCCTGGGGGCGATTGCCCCGGGGCAGGCGGTCACTGTGCAGACCGATGCGCTCCCGGAACGCCGCTTCGCAGGGCGCGTGCGCGAAATTGCCCCGGCCGTGGATGCGGGTAACCGCAATGCCCTGGTGAAAATTGACCTCCCGCCCGACCCGGCTTTGCGACCGGGTATGTTCGCGCGCGGTGAATTGCGCGCTGGTGCCGGTTTAGCGCTCGCGGTCCCCGAGGGAGCTCTGCTGTTCGACAACGGCCGCGCCCACGTCTTTGTCGTCCAGGGTGAGAAGGCCGTGCGCCGCGCGGTCGGGACCGGGGCGCGCTCCGGCGGACAGGTGGAGATCACCGGCGGGCTTGCAGTCGGGGAGCAAATCGTGCTCGCCGGGGCGGGATATCTCAAAGACGGCGCGCGCGTGCGCACTGCAGGAGGAATGCCGTGA
- a CDS encoding phosphoribulokinase, with protein sequence MVSTLDRVVLIGVGGDSGCGKSTFLRRLKDLFSKELVTVICLDDYHSLDRKQRKETGITALDPRANNFDLMAEQATALKAGQSIMKPIYNHETGKIDPPELIEPTPIVILEGLHPFYDERVRSLFDFKIYFDLSDPIKIQWKIQRDMAERGHTYEDVLKQIESRRPDFSAYIDPQKQYADVVLQILPSELPEKPGGIKRVKACMVQVDGIPNYDAPYLFDRAISDVCWKPNFPNSDEELTFCYGTQDYFGRPASYLSIDGEFAPEDSPELEEKLRNTSETRYGELASLILKHTDYPGSRDGTGFFQVLMSLKFRAIYEALTAQLLAGSKAK encoded by the coding sequence ATGGTCAGTACGTTGGACCGAGTGGTCCTGATCGGTGTCGGTGGGGATTCGGGTTGCGGCAAGTCGACATTCCTCAGGCGGCTCAAAGATCTGTTCAGCAAGGAGCTTGTCACGGTCATCTGCCTCGATGACTACCACTCGCTCGACCGCAAGCAGCGCAAAGAAACGGGCATCACCGCCCTCGACCCGCGCGCCAACAATTTTGATCTGATGGCCGAGCAGGCGACCGCCCTCAAGGCCGGCCAGTCGATCATGAAGCCCATCTACAACCACGAGACGGGCAAAATCGACCCCCCCGAGCTGATCGAGCCCACTCCGATCGTCATCCTCGAAGGGTTGCATCCTTTTTACGACGAGCGCGTGCGCAGCCTGTTCGACTTCAAGATCTACTTCGACCTCTCCGATCCGATCAAGATTCAGTGGAAGATCCAGCGCGACATGGCCGAGCGCGGCCACACCTACGAAGATGTCCTCAAGCAGATCGAATCGCGCCGCCCGGACTTTTCGGCCTACATCGACCCGCAGAAGCAGTACGCCGATGTGGTGCTGCAGATTCTGCCCAGCGAGCTTCCTGAAAAACCGGGCGGCATCAAGCGCGTCAAAGCTTGCATGGTGCAGGTGGACGGCATCCCCAACTACGACGCGCCCTACCTGTTTGACCGGGCGATCTCCGATGTGTGCTGGAAGCCCAATTTCCCCAACTCGGATGAAGAGTTGACCTTTTGCTACGGCACCCAGGATTACTTCGGTCGCCCGGCGTCGTACCTGTCGATCGACGGCGAGTTTGCTCCGGAGGATTCTCCCGAACTCGAAGAGAAGCTGCGCAACACCAGTGAGACGCGCTACGGCGAACTCGCTTCGCTCATCCTCAAGCACACCGATTACCCCGGCTCCCGCGACGGCACCGGCTTTTTCCAGGTGCTCATGAGCCTCAAGTTCCGCGCTATCTACGAAGCTCTCACCGCCCAACTGCTGGCGGGTTCCAAGGCCAAGTAG
- a CDS encoding substrate-binding domain-containing protein, whose protein sequence is MRRFWWLAALWALVLGACVQNGSEGPVVGVSLLTRQDAFYRELERGLKEEAAKQKLTVRLDAGEFDLARQQGQLENYAVQKVAAIVVCPTDSQGIGPAIARANQADIPVFTADIRAREGTVVSHIASDNIAGGRLAGEYIAKRLNGQGQVAIIDQPYIQSVIERVRGFEEALKPYPNIRVVARLTGDGVRDRSLKAAEDLLQSQRKLDAVFAINDESAFGVVSAIEAAGRKGIFVVGYDASEEARKLIAGGKSPLQADIAQDPYRIGQETIRAVAAHLAGQPVEPVIPVPVRLVDKAALGNETLTPAP, encoded by the coding sequence GTGCGAAGGTTCTGGTGGTTGGCGGCGCTGTGGGCACTGGTATTGGGTGCCTGTGTCCAGAACGGGTCGGAGGGGCCGGTGGTGGGGGTGTCGCTGCTCACCCGTCAGGACGCCTTTTACCGCGAACTGGAGCGTGGTCTCAAAGAAGAAGCGGCCAAGCAGAAGCTCACTGTGCGACTCGATGCGGGCGAATTCGATCTGGCCCGCCAACAGGGGCAGCTCGAAAATTACGCTGTCCAGAAAGTGGCGGCGATCGTGGTTTGCCCGACCGATTCCCAGGGGATCGGCCCGGCCATCGCCCGCGCCAATCAGGCCGATATTCCCGTCTTCACCGCCGACATCCGCGCCAGAGAAGGCACGGTCGTCTCCCACATCGCCTCGGACAATATTGCGGGCGGGCGGCTCGCGGGCGAGTATATCGCCAAGCGCCTGAACGGCCAGGGCCAGGTGGCCATTATCGATCAGCCCTATATCCAGTCGGTGATCGAGCGGGTGCGCGGCTTCGAGGAAGCCCTCAAGCCCTATCCGAATATCCGGGTGGTGGCCCGCCTCACCGGCGACGGCGTGCGCGACCGCTCCTTAAAAGCCGCCGAAGATCTGCTCCAGTCCCAGCGCAAGCTCGACGCCGTCTTTGCCATCAACGACGAATCGGCCTTCGGCGTCGTCTCGGCCATCGAGGCTGCCGGGCGCAAAGGCATCTTCGTCGTGGGCTACGACGCCTCCGAGGAGGCGCGTAAGCTCATCGCCGGGGGCAAATCTCCCCTGCAGGCCGATATCGCCCAGGATCCCTACCGCATCGGCCAGGAGACGATCCGGGCGGTGGCTGCCCACCTCGCGGGCCAACCGGTGGAACCGGTGATCCCCGTGCCCGTGCGGCTGGTGGACAAAGCCGCCCTGGGCAACGAAACCCTTACCCCCGCCCCCTGA
- a CDS encoding glutamate--cysteine ligase, translating to MTIPFQSSAAPTLGVEMELQIIDPETGNLTPRGPELVAFCEEHPEVGLVVKPELVQATIEINTGICKDVAQVERDLTTQLTLLRSVCRERGVSFLSAGTHPFARWRERQYTQTPRYRALVDKHVWTARRMQIYGLHVHVGMPDGETAIQVINQITQYAPMLLALSANSPFWEGDDTGLDSCRTKVFENLSSAGLPFRFENWEGYENLIQVLLETGSIGSQREIWWDIRPHSDFGTIEVRICDATRTLAEVLALTALVQCLAVYFRRLYENGEEVRLLHPGIIRENKWRACRWGLEGELIDPLTLQGIPTRKLIEQTVGEMQPLAAELGCSAYLAGIFAMLASGNGATRQRRIHAQTRSLVAVVADLEAGLAT from the coding sequence GTGACCATCCCTTTCCAGTCCTCCGCTGCTCCAACCCTCGGGGTCGAGATGGAGCTTCAGATTATCGACCCCGAAACGGGCAATCTCACCCCGCGCGGACCGGAGCTGGTCGCTTTTTGCGAGGAGCACCCGGAGGTCGGACTGGTGGTCAAGCCGGAACTGGTGCAGGCCACCATCGAGATCAACACGGGCATTTGCAAGGATGTCGCCCAGGTCGAGCGGGATCTGACCACGCAGCTTACGCTGCTGCGCTCTGTCTGCCGCGAGCGCGGCGTAAGCTTTCTCTCGGCCGGCACCCACCCCTTTGCCCGCTGGCGCGAGCGGCAGTACACCCAGACCCCCCGCTACCGTGCCTTGGTCGACAAACACGTCTGGACGGCCCGGCGGATGCAGATTTACGGCCTGCACGTCCATGTCGGCATGCCCGACGGCGAGACAGCGATACAGGTGATCAACCAGATCACCCAGTACGCGCCGATGCTGCTGGCGCTCTCGGCCAATTCGCCTTTTTGGGAGGGTGACGACACGGGCCTCGATAGCTGCCGCACCAAGGTTTTCGAGAATCTCTCCTCCGCCGGTCTGCCGTTTCGCTTTGAGAACTGGGAAGGCTACGAAAATCTGATTCAGGTGCTGCTGGAGACCGGTTCGATCGGCAGCCAGCGCGAAATCTGGTGGGATATCCGGCCCCACTCCGACTTCGGCACGATCGAAGTGCGCATCTGCGACGCCACCCGCACCCTGGCGGAGGTGCTCGCCCTCACCGCCCTGGTGCAGTGCCTGGCGGTGTATTTCCGGCGACTCTACGAAAACGGCGAGGAAGTCCGCCTGCTGCACCCCGGCATCATCCGCGAGAACAAGTGGCGCGCCTGCCGCTGGGGGCTGGAGGGCGAATTGATCGACCCGCTCACCCTCCAAGGGATTCCTACCCGCAAACTCATTGAGCAGACCGTGGGCGAGATGCAGCCGCTGGCGGCAGAGTTGGGCTGTAGCGCTTATCTGGCGGGGATTTTCGCCATGCTCGCATCGGGCAACGGTGCGACGCGCCAGCGCCGCATCCACGCCCAGACCCGCTCGCTGGTGGCGGTGGTCGCCGATCTCGAAGCAGGTCTTGCCACCTAA
- a CDS encoding FAD-binding oxidoreductase has product MAHAATRTFEVPVNIYRPASPFRGKALQNINLTPDDPDNDVRHVVLDLSGGDLRYFEGQSIGIVPPGTDAQGKPHKLRLYSIASSRIGDNKDGQTVSLCVKRVVYKHPETGQIVRGVASNFICDLAPGDAVSITGPTGKTFLLPEDPSTNLVLIATGTGIAPFRAFLRRIYDEMDTPWQGKVWLFFGMQNSNSYLYQNELAGYTAKGDFQIVEAISREQKNAQGGRMYVQHRIAEHAGALWELISGGNTFTYICGLKGMEDGIDDAFTAAAAAKDIVWKDYRYNLKQSGFWHVETY; this is encoded by the coding sequence ATGGCCCACGCCGCCACACGTACCTTCGAAGTCCCCGTCAACATTTACCGTCCGGCCAGTCCGTTCCGGGGCAAGGCGCTTCAAAACATCAACCTGACGCCCGACGACCCGGACAACGATGTGCGCCATGTCGTCCTCGACTTGAGCGGCGGCGATCTGCGCTACTTCGAAGGCCAGAGCATCGGCATCGTTCCTCCGGGCACCGATGCCCAGGGTAAGCCCCACAAGTTGCGGCTCTACTCGATCGCCTCCAGCCGCATCGGCGACAACAAAGACGGCCAGACCGTCTCGCTGTGCGTCAAGCGCGTCGTCTACAAACACCCCGAGACCGGTCAGATCGTCCGTGGCGTTGCCTCGAACTTTATCTGCGATCTGGCCCCTGGCGACGCTGTGTCGATTACCGGCCCCACCGGCAAGACCTTCCTGCTGCCTGAAGATCCGAGCACCAACCTGGTCTTGATCGCCACCGGCACCGGCATCGCGCCCTTTCGCGCCTTCCTGCGCCGCATCTACGACGAAATGGATACCCCCTGGCAGGGCAAGGTGTGGCTGTTTTTTGGGATGCAAAATTCCAACAGCTACCTATACCAGAACGAACTGGCCGGCTACACCGCCAAGGGCGACTTTCAGATCGTCGAAGCGATTAGCCGCGAGCAAAAGAACGCCCAGGGCGGCCGCATGTATGTCCAGCACCGCATCGCCGAGCACGCCGGGGCTCTGTGGGAGCTCATCTCAGGCGGCAACACCTTTACGTATATTTGCGGCCTCAAGGGCATGGAAGATGGCATCGACGACGCTTTTACCGCCGCCGCCGCCGCCAAGGACATCGTCTGGAAGGATTACCGCTACAATCTCAAGCAATCCGGTTTCTGGCACGTCGAAACCTACTAA
- a CDS encoding sugar ABC transporter ATP-binding protein, with the protein MPLLALEKISRRFGPVTVLDGVDFTVEAGEVHALVGENGAGKSTLMKILSGALAPDAGTVRWQGAAVRFDSPRAARAAGIAMIHQELALVPALSVAENICLGEAHSWWRPVDYGKFENSARAVLERLGQPIDPRTPVGRLNLPEQQMVETARALRQQARLLILDEPTASLSAQQSEQLFAVLRRIRAEGTAIIYISHRLEEIFALCDQVTVLRNGRRVHCAAVGALSMAEVVRHMVGRTLEPTGAPAASQTGRPVLTVHNLCCGRLKDVHLELRAGEVVGLMGVAGAGRSRLVRTLFGAQRPEAGEIVLDGRPVVWRSPRDAVARGIGMLGEDRKRHSLLPERCVRENMALVSLPGRARWGIVEQYRERSACRALGGQLRLAPHAQEMAIRALSGGNQQKALLGRWLLAGCRVLLLDEPTRGVDVEAKVEIYGLIRALAEGGTAVLVVSSDLPELTLLAERLLVLQGGRIVGEQRPPYDAQALLAQALGVAAEGG; encoded by the coding sequence ATGCCTCTCCTTGCTCTCGAAAAGATCAGCCGCCGCTTCGGGCCGGTCACGGTGCTCGACGGGGTGGATTTCACCGTCGAGGCGGGGGAGGTGCACGCCTTGGTCGGTGAAAACGGCGCCGGTAAATCGACGCTGATGAAAATTCTCTCGGGTGCCCTTGCTCCCGACGCGGGTACCGTCCGCTGGCAGGGTGCCGCCGTCCGGTTCGATTCGCCCCGCGCCGCCCGCGCCGCCGGCATCGCCATGATCCACCAGGAACTGGCGCTGGTGCCGGCGTTGTCGGTGGCCGAAAATATCTGCCTGGGGGAGGCGCACAGCTGGTGGCGGCCGGTGGACTACGGGAAGTTCGAAAATTCGGCCCGCGCGGTACTGGAGCGCTTGGGCCAACCGATCGACCCGCGCACGCCGGTCGGACGGCTCAATTTGCCCGAACAGCAGATGGTCGAGACTGCCCGCGCCCTCAGACAACAGGCGCGCCTGCTCATCCTCGATGAACCCACAGCCAGCCTGAGCGCCCAACAGAGCGAGCAGCTGTTCGCCGTGCTCCGGCGGATTCGCGCGGAGGGCACGGCAATTATCTATATCTCCCACCGCCTGGAGGAAATCTTTGCCCTTTGCGACCAGGTGACGGTCCTGCGCAACGGCAGGCGCGTCCACTGCGCTGCGGTGGGAGCACTGTCGATGGCGGAGGTGGTGCGCCACATGGTGGGCCGCACCCTTGAACCGACCGGCGCCCCGGCCGCCTCGCAAACCGGCCGACCCGTCCTCACCGTGCACAATCTCTGCTGCGGCCGGCTCAAAGATGTGCACCTGGAACTGCGGGCCGGCGAGGTGGTGGGGCTGATGGGGGTGGCCGGGGCGGGCCGCTCCCGGTTGGTGCGCACGCTGTTCGGTGCCCAAAGGCCCGAGGCGGGAGAGATTGTGCTCGATGGACGACCGGTGGTCTGGCGCTCGCCCCGCGACGCCGTCGCCCGCGGCATCGGCATGCTGGGGGAGGACCGCAAGCGCCACAGCCTGCTGCCCGAGCGCTGCGTGCGCGAAAATATGGCCCTGGTGAGCTTGCCCGGCCGCGCCCGCTGGGGGATCGTCGAGCAGTACCGCGAGCGGAGCGCCTGCCGCGCACTGGGGGGACAACTGCGCCTGGCGCCGCACGCCCAGGAGATGGCCATCCGCGCCCTGAGCGGCGGCAACCAGCAAAAGGCGCTCTTGGGGCGCTGGCTGCTCGCCGGGTGCCGGGTGCTGCTGCTCGACGAACCGACCCGCGGCGTCGATGTCGAGGCCAAAGTCGAGATCTACGGGCTTATCCGCGCCCTCGCCGAGGGCGGCACCGCCGTGCTGGTAGTCTCTTCGGATCTGCCCGAATTGACCCTGCTGGCCGAGCGCCTGCTGGTGCTCCAGGGCGGGCGCATCGTGGGCGAACAGCGGCCCCCCTACGACGCTCAGGCGTTGTTGGCCCAGGCACTGGGGGTGGCAGCCGAGGGCGGCTGA